A window of Synergistaceae bacterium genomic DNA:
CGATTGAGAAGAGTGTTTTGCGCGTCATGGGGAAAATGAAGTTAATGAAGTTATGGTAGCTCTGTTTGAAATTTTCTCGAAAATCTCACGAAAGAAGGTCGGATGGAGAAATGAAAAAGATTTCAAAACTATGGTTCTTTCAAGCGATTTGTTTGCTCTGCCTGTTCGTGTTTGCGACCGGAACAGCAGAAGCTGCCGGAAAGTTGCAGGAAGTTCTGAGTCGGGGCAAACTGCTTGTTGGGACGGGCAGTACCAACGTTCCCTGGCATCTCAAAAATAACCAGGGCGAGTATGAAGGCATGGATATCGAAATGGGAAAGATCCTGGCGCGAGGCTTGTTTGGCGATGAGTCAAAAGTCGAATTCATAGAACAGGCGCCCGATCAGCGCATCCCCAATCTTCTGGCCAATAAAGTGGATATCTGTCTGCAGTTTATGACCATTACGCCGGCGCGCGCGCAGCAAATCGCGTTTACGGTGCCTTATTATACTGAAGGAATAGGACTTATCCTTGCCACTAAGGGACAGTACAAAAAATATGAAGAACTTGTCGAAGCCGTCAAAGCGGGTAAGACAGTGACTATAGCGATACTGCAGAATGCGGATGCCGCTCGTAATGTTCAGAGAATGCTTCCGGGCAGTAAGGATGACCAATATGAAAATCAGGGACTTGTCTATCAGGCCGTTACTTCTGGACGTGCGGATGCGGGCGCTGTAGATCTTTCCTCGATTAAGTGGCTGGCAAGCAAACAGCCGGAACTCTATATCGACTCCGGTTTCGGTTTCAATCCCCAGCTTTATGGCGGTGGAGTGAAGCCTGACGAATTGGAATGGTTGAATTATGTTAATACAGTTTTTATCGATTGCATGGCTGGTTCGACATACGTGTATTACAACGCCGCTTATGAGAAATGGTTCGGGGAAAAACTTCCTGCTCCTCCTATCGGCAAGCCTCTTATGTATCGTTAAAAACGCCGCCTGATGGAAAATTTATCCGCTTGCGTACGTGTAAACCGCGCAGGCGGATAAATCTTCGATTTTCTGCATTCGGCTGAGGGGAGAGAACCGCTTGAGATATTATTGGAACTTTAATGTGGTCTTCGCCCAATTGCCCCTGTTGATTAAAGGGCTGTTTCTGGGGCTTTTTTTGGCGGTTGTGTCTTTGATGATCGGCATGTTGGTGGGCTTGTGCATGGCTTTTTGCGCTACGGCTAAACAACGATGTCTGAGGAAACT
This region includes:
- a CDS encoding transporter substrate-binding domain-containing protein; the protein is MKKISKLWFFQAICLLCLFVFATGTAEAAGKLQEVLSRGKLLVGTGSTNVPWHLKNNQGEYEGMDIEMGKILARGLFGDESKVEFIEQAPDQRIPNLLANKVDICLQFMTITPARAQQIAFTVPYYTEGIGLILATKGQYKKYEELVEAVKAGKTVTIAILQNADAARNVQRMLPGSKDDQYENQGLVYQAVTSGRADAGAVDLSSIKWLASKQPELYIDSGFGFNPQLYGGGVKPDELEWLNYVNTVFIDCMAGSTYVYYNAAYEKWFGEKLPAPPIGKPLMYR